One stretch of Zingiber officinale cultivar Zhangliang chromosome 6B, Zo_v1.1, whole genome shotgun sequence DNA includes these proteins:
- the LOC121989756 gene encoding uncharacterized protein LOC121989756 isoform X3 produces MKEPFHDVFQRLLDGNDNESDVCKQNRKDLFLKSREISFPDRSNRADTSRENKSSPVAFTSFQRTDYGPDMVVTPKGNDKLAQEVHTEDVCLSTSSAKRENSEKCAKCVKLTRVQVVHAKDSCTMKRINDVSFAPLEVVDQPSALGAHQNDANPMEEDKAEGTLLSKAKEKLDGAEKSSCHVPPVCTTSVDKNIEKTSESSYCHTLGSSKRHVCSTGEPLAEIQTDSDPDVCVLCRQQKTELLCRGKGCNTRYHLSCLDPPLPNAPPGIWLCISCIKKKIEFGVYSVSVGIDSVWNFKEGEQNSKQYLVKYKGLAHAHNQWISETQMLQEAPSILSKFNRDYQKNMIIRWKQEWTVPHRLLQKRLLMPQELADQFFEKLGNNFTKCYHEWYVEWKGLGYKDATWELESSQLLRTPDALLLMQDYEVRLKGKTAFDSSNADKAYERKPPQRSLHQLLKPELSKLCEILKLPENVADMAQLFLEYIMYNHQVNPEPEVILQAFKISLCWRAASFLKHKIDHEETLALAKKYLNFTCDEDQASNIYSKLRILKKKFSQKDCTSWKKRESGPPSSGADITEEPVSKMSTDSSGPNVSEPEKGARNEDPGHNVLEQLMLPEQEQDPGCATHADLQEHSGSRNDELIRNQTNSINKICSRREADLSVKQNEEILDFNKHKEKMEMSLKKEHEKRIEPFLAMINDSTERENNIRLSSENLAKKIAAFSKHMSVQYEKLKSMQSVARDKEHQIKNHWLEEAKGGKLEAVNLVDCFYNIPLSDSGFMLEEFKVLDQDDSHDSLGIGTYDSDTTGSFQNEQIGNVLSVGNLVTTERPSKNFEVAKASPEVAECLSGQRDTFITQSYSVDEVLGDLPLEVPSSVPFTDIIDVHMDTVTLASKLPVKDIVTDAVDGMPINSRIAATEKQAFDKNSERSCSRSCPSQIMDQGEHMNYDDGVCLATLSTENQEPCINEHARTDNSLVFEGQGIGTSQEIPTSNSSDILTFPDELLTNNIAVSDYFDNPLPIGRVPIFVQCEDNIAASVIEQEPSRQMSGSLQNGTPMSEPTMLSSALVSQIVDQSILQNSHMRSQSSIGEDLTNVSRQPETFRYPLFPLIQLMPIQGLQPEPLKNELARIRMQDDRIGKMHEDMKLKLKLECDQEMLKVQKKYDMLLQDAESECVQSKKTLATIYDKVFMNQVLAEEFRAKFVENQGGSSSTSQGQQRSLHHLLQASQPQFVQRAASSTISMSNSLPVTRPSAAIPLPVTRPAAANLPPDAHPSAAIPRPVTRPSATIPFPVTRPTATNLGPSAAIPLPATRPSATIPLPVTHPTVANLPPAIPLPVTRPSGTIPLSVTRPTVANLASSAAIPLPVTHPTVANLPAAIPLPVTHPSGTIPLAVTRPTVANLAPSAAIPLPVSHPTVAKLPPATHLSAVSPSAAQSNSFATIRLRAPSIPSGQTVRSPSSVFPSNSVRHHFGSMLPPRSNIQIGSETRAPAPHLQRFRANASLTSSSVIQISGTSPFANIGSTTMGQVANTPKLQPCFLPVSGTGEPVISNSVSSCQDVSSTSVGLPLNVQDIGIGASQQSSFQLANLVPTIDRNSSNFPSTTTPGLSQTSAADVDRHRVNSDVVCISDDES; encoded by the exons GTAGTTGACCAACCATCTGCTCTAGGAGCACATCAAAATGATGCCAATCCTATGGAAGAAGATAAAGCAGAAGGAACTCTATTGTCAAAAGCTAAAGAAAAATTGGACGGAGCAGAAAA GTCAAGTTGTCACGTGCCTCCTGTTTGTACCACCAGTGTTGATAAAAATATAGAGAAG ACAAGTGAGAGTTCCTATTGTCATACTTTGGGTAGCTCAAAGAGACATGTTTGCTCAACCGGTGAGCCGTTGGCTGAAATTCAAACAGATAGCGATCCCGATGTTTGTGTCCTTTGCAGACAACAAAAAACCGAATT GTTATGTCGCGGGAAAGGGTGCAACACACGCTATCATCTTTCTTGTTTGGATCCACCCTTACCGAATGCTCCTCCTGGTATTTGGCTGTGTATATCTTGtataaaaaagaaaatagagTTTGGGGTGTACTCTGTATCTGTAGGGATTGATTCTGTTTGGAATTTTAAAGAAG GAGAGCAGAATAGCAAACAATACCTTGTCAAGTATAAAGGTCTTGCACATGCTCACAATCAATGGATTTCAGAAACCCAGATGCTTCAAGAAGCTCCTTCAATTCTGTCTAAATTCAACAGGGATTACCAAAAAAATATG ATCATTAGATGGAAGCAGGAGTGGACTGTGCCTCATCGGCTATTGCAGAAACGATTGCTGATGCCTCAAGAACTAGCAGATCAATTTTTTGAAAAGCTTGGTAATAACTTTACAAAATGCTACCATGAATGGTATGTGGAATGGAAAGGCCTTGGTTATAAAGACGCAACATGGGAGTTGGAGAGTTCACAGTTATTACGAACACCTGATGCACTGTTACTCATGCAAGATTATGAGGTTCGTCTCAAAGGAAAAACAGCATTTGATTCTTCCAATGCCGACAAG GCATATGAACGGAAACCTCCCCAGAGGAGCCTTCATCAGTTATTGAAACCAGAGTTATCAAAACTCTGCGAGATATTGAAACTTCCA GAGAATGTTGCAGATATGGCTCAACTTTTTCTTGAGTATATAATGTATAATCATCAAGTGAATCCTGAACCAGAAGTAATCTTGCAAGCCTTCAAGATATCACTG TGTTGGCGGGCTGCTTCCTTCTTGAAGCACAAGATTGACCATGAGGAGACACTTGCACTCGCAAAGAAGTACTTGAACTTCACATGTGATGAAGATCAGGCATCTAATATTTATTCCAAATTAAGAATTCTAAAGAAGAAGTTTTCACAGAAAGACTGCACTTCATGGAAAAAAAGGGAGTCTGGTCCACCATCTAGTGGTGCTGATATTACCGAAGAACCTGTCTCCAAGATGTCAACAGATTCTTCAGGGCCTAATGTTTCTGAACCTGAGAAAGGTGCCCGTAATGAGGATCCAGGTCATAATGTTCTTGAACAGCTAATGTTGCCAGAGCAGGAGCAAGATCCTGGGTGTGCAACACATGCAGATTTACAGGAGCACTCTGGCTCTCGAAATGATGAGCTTATTAGAAATCAAACTAATTCCATTAACAAAATTTGTTCAAGAAGGGAAGCAGATCTCAGTGTCAAGCAAAATGAAGAAATTTTAGATTTCAACAAGCACAAGGAAAAGATGGAGATGAGTCTTAAAAAGGAGCATGAGAAAAGGATTGAACCTTTTCTAGCTATGATCAATGATTCAACTGAGAGAGAGAACAATATTCGATTATCTTCAGAAAATTTGGCTAAAAAAATTGCTGCATTTAGTAAGCACATGAGTGTGCAATATGAAAAACTGAAAAGTATGCAATCAGTTGCAAGGGATAAGGAGCATCAGATAAAAAATCACTGGTTGGAAGAAGCAAAGGGTGGTAAATTAGAGGCTGTTAACTTAGTGGATTGTTTTTATAATATTCCATTGTCAGATTCTGGATTCATGCTGGAGGAATTCAAAGTACTAGACCAAGATGATTCTCATGATAGTTTGGGAATTGGAACATATGATTCCGACACAACTGGGTCTTTTCAAAATGAACAAATTGGCAATGTGTTATCTGTCGGTAACTTAGTAACCACTGAGCGGCcttcaaaaaattttgaagttgCTAAAGCTTCTCCAGAAGTAGCTGAGTGCCTTTCAGGTCAACGTGATACATTTATTACCCAGTCTTACAGTGTGGATGAAGTCCTTGGGGATTTGCCTTTGGAAGTTCCATCTAGTGTTCCATTTACAGATATAATTGATGTGCACATGGATACTGTTACTCTTGCTTCTAAGTTACCTGTCAAGGACATAGTGACTGATGCAGTTGATGGCATGCCTATCAATAGTAGAATAGCAGCAACTGAGAAGCAAGCATTTGACAAAAATTCAGAAAGATCATGCTCGAGATCATGTCCATCACAAATTATGGATCAAGGAGAACATATGAACTATGATGATGGCGTATGCTTGGCAACTTTATCTACGGAGAACCAG GAACCTtgtataaatgagcatgcaaggACTGATAACTCACTTGTTTTTGAGGGCCAAGGCATTGGCACTTCTCAAGAAATTCCCACATCAAATTCATCTGACATTCTCACCTTCCCAGATGAACTGCTCACTAATAACATAGCTGTTTCTGATTATTTTGACAACCCTCTGCCTATTGGTAGGGTGCCTATATTTGTACAGTGTGAAGATAACATAGCTGCATCTGTAATCGAACAAGAGCCTTCTCGACAGATGAGTGGCTCATTGCAAAATGGCACGCCAATGTCGGAGCCAACTATGTTATCTTCTGCACTTGTCTCCCAGATTGTAGACCAGTCAATTTTACAAAATTCGCATATGAGATCACAAAGTAGTATCGGAGAAGATCTAACAAATGTTTCTAGACAACCAGAAACATTTCGTTATCCCCTCTTTCCTCTTATACAATTGATGCCAATTCAAGGTCTTCAACCAGAACCGCTGAAGAATGAACTAGCAAGAATACGGATGCAAGATGACAGAATTGGCAAGATGCATGAGGATATG AAATTGAAACTCAAACTTGAGTGTGATCAAGAGATGTTGAAGGTACAGAAAAAATATGATATGCTTCTTCAGGATGCAGAATCAGAATGTGTTCAAAGTAAGAAGACTCTAGCAACCATCTACGATAAAGTGTTCATGAATCAAGTTTTAGCAGAGGAGTTTAGGGCCAAATTTGTTGAGAACCAAGGAGGATCTTCTTCGACCTCACAAG GTCAGCAGCGATCATTGCATCATTTACTTCAGGCCTCCCAACCTCAATTTGTACAGAGGGCTGCATCATCAACAATTTCCATGTCTAACTCACTTCCAGTTACTCGTCCATCAGCTGCTATCCCACTTCCAGTCACTCGCCCAGCAGCTGCTAACCTTCCTCCAGATGCACATCCATCAGCTGCTATCCCACGTCCAGTTACTCGCCCATCAGCTACTATCCCATTTCCAGTTACTCGCCCAACAGCTACTAACCTGGGTCCATCAGCTGCTATCCCACTTCCAGCTACTCGGCCATCAGCTACTATCCCACTTCCAGTTACTCACCCGACAGTTGCTAACCTGCCTCCAGCTATCCCACTTCCAGTTACTCGCCCATCAGGTACTATACCACTTTCAGTTACTCGCCCAACAGTTGCTAACCTGGCTTCATCAGCTGCTATCCCACTTCCAGTTACTCACCCAACAGTTGCTAACCTGCCTGCAGCTATCCCACTTCCAGTTACTCACCCATCAGGTACTATACCACTTGCAGTTACTCGCCCAACAGTTGCTAACCTGGCTCCATCAGCTGCTATCCCACTTCCAGTTAGTCACCCAACAGTTGCTAAGCTGCCTCCTGCTACTCATCTGTCAGCTGTTAGTCCATCAGCTGCACAATCAAACTCATTTGCCACTATAAGACTTCGAGCTCCATCCATCCCTTCTGGTCAGACTGTCCGAAGTCCATCTTCAGTTTTCCCAAGCAATTCCGTTAGGCACCACTTCGGCTCCATGCTTCCCCCCCGATCAAACATTCAAATCGGAAGCGAAACACGTGCACCTGCACCACATCTCCAACGTTTTAGAGCCAATGCGTCACTGACATCTTCGAGTGTCATTCAAATAAGTGGGACTAGTCCTTTTGCCAATATTGGCTCAACCACCATGGGACAGGTTGCAAATACCCCTAAGCTGCAACCATGCTTTCTGCCTGTCAGTGGAACTGGAGAACCTGTCATCTCCAATTCTGTATCTTCTTGTCAAGATGTCTCATCAACTAGTGTTGGACTGCCCCTGAATGTTCAGGACATCGGCATTGGGGCAAGCCAACAAAGCTCCTTTCAGTTAGCTAATTTAGTTCCTACGATTGACAGAAATTCATCCAATTTCCCATCAACAACCACCCCTGGTTTGTCTCAGACATCTGCTGCTGATGTAGATAGGCACAGAGTTAACTCAGATGTTGTATGTATATCTGATGATGAAAGTTGA